The genomic segment cactctcacactcacaaacacacgcacacaaaaacacactctctctctctccttgtcCAGTTAACCAGACATCAAActttcatacatacacacacacacaaacacacacaaaaacacacactctctctctctcctcatcCAGTTAACCAGACATTAAcctttcacacacagacacacacacacacacacacacacacacacacatacacacacacacacaaaaacacacacacactctctctctctctcctcatcCAGTTAACCAGACATTAacctttcacacacaaacacacagacacacacacatacacacacacacacatacacacacacacacaaaaacacacacacactctctctctctctcctcgtcCTGTTAACCAGACATCaacctttcacacacacacacacacacacacacacaaaaacacacaaaaacacacacacacacacactctctctctctctctcctcgtcCAGTTAACCAGACATCaacctttcacacacacacatacacacacacaaaaacacacaaaaacacacacacacacacactctctctctctctctcctcgtcCAGTTAACCAGACATCaacctttcacacacacacacaaaaacacacacacacactctctctctctctcctcgtcCAGTTAACCAGACATCAACctttctcacgcacacacacacacacacacacacacacacacacacatacatacacacacacacacaaaaaccaaaaacacacacacactctctctctctctctcctcgtcCAGTTAACCAGACATCAACctttctcacgcacacacacacacacacacacacacacacatacacacacacacacaaaaccaaaaacacacacacactctctctctctctctcctcgtcCAGTTAACCAGACATCAacctttctcacacacacacacacacacacacacgcacgcacgcacacacgcacgcacacacacacacacacactcacacacacacacatacacaaacactcacaaacacacaaaaacacacactgtctctctctctctcctcgtcCAGTTAACCAGATATcaaccttacacacacacacacacacacacacacacacacatacacactcacaaacacacaaaaacacacacacacacacacacacacacacacacacacactctctctctctctctctcttctcgtCCAGTTAACCAGACATCaacctttcacacatacacacacacacacacacacacctgatttCACACTGAGAAACACACTCGATTTAGCCTTAAAGTCGATTGAGGCTCAGGTGTTGCTCACATCTACAGTCACAAACAATTTAGAGACCTTAAATAATAGAAGACATAATAAAACACtcaataaaagaaataaagacGTATAATAATagaacagcggatgcccttccacctgcaacccagtactgggaaacacccacacacacccattcacatacacaacggccaatgtagttgatcagttcccctatagcgcatgtgtttggactgtgggggaaaccagaccacccggaggaaacccacgccaacacggggagaacatgcaaactccttgaaccagcatccttcttgatgtgaggccacagtgctaaccactgagcctctgtgTTGTCAgtttttgatatatttaaaaaattgtttctATTAATAAACAGGCAGCTGGTGCCCCTCCTGCAACACCGTCGCGGCCCCTGGGTTCTACCACTGTTCTACAGTACACTGATCTCTAAAGAAATGTCGCTCTTATGAACCTTCTTTACTCTTCCTTGTGAAAATCCCCCgtgaataaataagtaatgtgTTTTTTCTCTCGTAGACACAAGACTTTTTGATCAAATCAGCATCAAAAAGCAGTTTGTCGCTGTTGTTTTCCTCTTGGTCTGGTGTCGCAGGTTGCGTCGTGACCTCGTTAAAAAAAAACGATGTTTTCTAATCACGGCGTTTACATAGAGAGCTTTACCGGTCTGCGCTTCGCGCTGAACTCTGGCGTAAATGTGTCGATGGTGCATTATTCTGCAGACGTGCAAAAGTTCAAATCCAGAGGAGTGTTTGCGAAGGCTGCTGGACGCGAGGCTTTTTTTTCCCGATGTCATTGCTCTAAGACCATTAAATTTGACTGCGGGTCCGCGGGGGCCCGAATCTGCTGAACGCACTGCTTTAGAAATGAGGAGACGGTGTCACCTCGCGCTCATGAATATGAAGCAGAGCCCGCCcgcatttatttgtgtattaggAACACAGATGAATCTTGTCAGCGGCTAAACGAGCCTGGCATTTGTAATTAGCTTTAATTAAAAATGAGAGAAAAGGAAGAAGTTATCAATGTAGGATAACGGGGCCTTGTTATGAGGGGCAGGGAGATGGGATTGAACGTGATGCTTTTGTGACTGATAGGGAATTCAAAATCACTTCAGAACGACCACGCGTGTCTCCTTGAGATGTGAAATCTTTTGCAGAATGCTGTAAGGTGATGGCATGCAGTAGAACTgcttgtaaataaatatagttaaagtcagaattattagcgcccctgtttattcttttcccaatgtctgtttaataaaggggaagattgtttcagcacatttctaagccttatagttttaaaaactaatttctaataactgatttattttgtctttgtcatgatgacagtaaataatattttacttgatattcttctctacagcttaaagtgacatttaaaggcttcactaggttaattagggtaactaggcaggttagggtaattaggcaagttgttgtataattatggcttgttctgtagattattgagaaaaaaattagcttaaaggggctaataattgtgtcccaaaaatgtttttgaaaaaattaaaaacttacaaaaatttaaaaaagtaaaagtttttattctagccgaaataaatcagtctttctccagaagaaaaaatataatcagacatactgtgaaaatttccttgctctgttaaacatcatttgctaaatatttaacatttgggctaatatttctgacttcaactgtagatgaaGGCAAAATTCtttgaaattattaaaatgattaactaatttctaatcgcTAATttctttgtctttgccatgatgacatgagGTTTTAgttgttattttgcaagatactagtattcagcttaaaatcaaCATGAACTGAAAGCTTTCGCTCCCATTATGATGCAGTTTCTAGAGAAATGGGATATTACATGAGAAAAGAGTggccgtggcttgtttttttttactctgagttgattggatgtagtaaagtaggcgtttcattcagaaaTAATGGGGAAAAGTATTAGAGAGTTATTAAAAcctaaaggctcgtacacaccgggacgcttttcgtttgcgtttatcgtcagcagtTTTCGAGATGTTTTTCCGAATTTAAACCAcacgcattgacagttttgcgcttgagcgcctccaaggcTTTGACGCggcgagcatgaggcgttttttttcaAATGACGATTGTGCGCCTGGCGTTTTTTATGGttgtgtgcacgatcacattgacgccctttatttagtcaccaGGCGTTAAACGTTGATGGAAAACGCGTGCAAAAAACATCTCGGTGTGAACGGGGCTTAACAGACTCCTCCCGctaaccatttctgtttgttctcaaaactgacagctggaggggcgtggttaagtatgctAGCCCCACCCACTACCttaattctcagattaggtctgtctgaaaacaaacagaaagtgcattttcagatttcaattaaagattacaggAGCAAACTATTTGTAAGCATAAGCTTTGTACGTTtttaactcttctaaagcataaaaacattataatatgtttgcagatatttcagaaacatggtGAGTGTACATTTTTgtgtctgaaaaacaatgctgaatgtGTTACGTGCTGGAACGGccgtcttttttatttttgtctgtcgTTTTGGTCGTTAAACCCATCCAATGCCACTTtatccaattatatttcagcagcccGGGTTACCTTAGAGGAAATCAGCGCATTTCATTCATGCAGTTATAAAGGTGCTCAAAGCGTGCATCTGCAAcagaaatgcgacctccggtggacattAGCAGACTCGGAAATGAGAAGCAGAATCAGAGTTCCTCATGTGGTGgttatttagcaaataatataaataatatgaacgtaaacattagttGAACAGGTAACCTCGTGTCATAACAACatgcatgaacaaatacaattactTCAGTTTTATTTTCGTTTAAATGAAAGAAATAGCTTGAGAGCCAAGGTTTAAGCTCTAAGCAAGCCAGGAGTGGTTGTAAGCCATGtacatctttttgttttagaggaAAATACATCTGGCTTGAGGGTCATCCGCATaaagagttaaagtcagaattattcgccccccttttatttatttatttttttaatttttaaaaatttcccaaacgatgtttaacagagcaaagaaattttcacagtatgtctgataatattttttgcctCTGGAGAACgccttatttggtttatttcggctaggataaaagcagtttctaatttttTATAAGCCATTTTATGGACAataagcctctttaagctaatttttttctttcaatagtctacagaacaacccatcgttatataataacttgcctaattaccctaacctgcctagttacccttatcaccctagttaagcctttaaatgtcgctttaagctgtatagaagtgtcttgaagaatatctagtctaatattatttactgtcatcatgacaaagagaaaataaatcagttattaaagatgagttattaaaactattatgattagaaatgtgctgaaaaaaaatctgctctccgttaaacagaaattggggcaaaaaataaacaggtgggcgaataattctgactttacctgtAGATGAAAGGAAACTTGATGTTTATTGAAAATGGAAGCCAGGGGGAGCATATACAGGGTGAACAATACAGGCCCGAGGATTGATCCCTGTGGAACCCCTCGCACGAAACTCATACAAGCAATCAACATTAGTTGAATATAAAGTGACTGCATGTATTTAATGTCATAAAACTTAGTCTTGCTTTTATTACCCAAGACTTTATTAATTCATGTATTGAGTTTAATACAGTCAAACTTGCATGATGGGGAtttcgtgcgtgtgtgtgctctCGTGTCTGAACCTGAACGCGCTCCAGCAAAAAGAGCGTGTCCAAAAAAGAGGAGAAGGGCTGTGAAAGTTTGTCCTTCTTTGGGAGCGGTGCCACGCTCCGTCCTGTCGAGTTTTGCCAATTAAAGCGGGTTCCCACTGTTGCGGGCAGCGGGCGCGTGGCTCTTGGCACCGCGGCTCCTGCCAGGCCGCGCCGTGACTTCCGACCCCACACAGATGGACCCGCCGGCAGGCCTGAGCGCTGGAGCCCGGCCCGAACCCAACGCAGGTCGCCGCTCTGGCCTGACGGGTCCTGAGGGTGCCCGCCGCTGACAGCGCCCAAATGTGTGTGTCGGTGTGTTTCTGGGGAGCCCCTGGCCGGAGCGGCGCCTCGCAGCGGGCAGAAATACACTGAATATTCATGGCCGCCTGCTCGCCGTGACAGGGGGCAGCGCGGAAGAGGATGTCAGAGCGAGAGTGAGAGAAACGCCACTTCACACACAATACAAGCAGACACACAGCATCTGCGCCGAGTGGAGGGATTGTGGGAAATGCTGCAACTCGCTGCAACACCCGGCGGTGGGCGCCTGCAGCATATGGAAGCTGGAGGTGGCTGTGGAGTAAACAAAACTGAAGTCAATTACAATCAGTCAATAATACTTCTGTAAACCAAGCTTGTTACGTCAGGCAGAGCGAAAGAAAGCTCTGTGATTAAAAGTGGGATATGGTCTTCCTGAAGCTCTTTATGAAATGGATAGTTAAAAGtctctgaaattaaaataaaaaaacttagatGTTAGTTATGGTGGTTTGAGAAAGCCAATATACTGTCATACTACTTAAACTTCTTCTTCGACTACTTTaagaacgcatctcctcctagacggttcatactacaaccaccaaactaactccagACCTTTTTTGAAAACTGGCCCAGAAAATTTGGAAAAGTCCCAtcgacttaacattggaccaaactttgtgacctcataactttgcgccagactgtcataTAGACTTAaggctgggctcatttaactcagactgccaatctgccaatcactgatgatctttcaacttactagccacaccctagcaaccactcagaacactctagtaaagccttagcaaccactcagaacaccctatcaaccgcctagcaagaaacatgccaatccatacttgaaacatgctaacatatacaggtaaagtcagaattattcgcccccctgtttatttttttccggagatttcttcaacacatttttaatcataatagtgttaataactcatctctaataactgatttattttctctttgccatgttgacagtaaataatattagactagatattcttcaagacactagtgttcagctcaaagtgacatttaaattaaataattctgacttcagctgtatgttagGGGTGTGACGAGACGCTTACTCCACAAGACTAGATGAGACACGATACTGGGTTCACGAGAACGAGATGAGACaagattttaaaactatttttaagaaatcttcaaTGATGAAATGCATGAATGGAaaattattctgaaaaaaaaaaacacaaattacaaaactattcaggtgttttttttttaaacaaacctgtaataaatgttatataaCTTCTATTTTAAGCAATTCTATGCAGTGAAGGACAAAcaaacactgctaaatattttgcTAAGCCTACGTGAATGGAAAAATGTCTTTTTATACAGGATTTTaaatattagcattatttattaagtatttgctAACATATGaatgtaaaatagatttttattcaactgaaaaaatgACAAACTGCAAAACACTTTAGGTGCTTTTAATTAATGGTATTTTATTTCTATTCTTctatctttatttttgttttaatgattTCCACATTgtaaagaacatgcaaacactgctaaatatttaGCTATAAACTCTACTGACTGGCTTCTGTACAATTTCACATAAGTAATCAAACTCCTTTCcttaatttaaacttaaaattcTGATTCATTTAAAGGGGAGGATGTGGATGCATGCAACATATGGGCACGAGAGAGCGGGCAGGTTAAAGTCTACAGTCAGTTACAATCATTCAACGATTCTTTCTGTAAATGAAGCTTGTTACGTCAGGCAGCGTAAAAGGAAGATCTGACGAAGTGGGATACTGTTTGTGTCATCCTGAagctctttaaagggatagttcactcaaaaaacagaaattgtggggaaCGGtggcagcttccggttcatgcagactttaagggTTAACTTTGACGCAAAGACAGATCTGTAAGGCTCAGTAGATATTACAGGTGTGTACATCCACTTCTttcgcctttttttttttttgtagacatCCCAGTGATTCCAGACCTGGAGGAGGTTCAGGAGGAGGATCTGACCATGCAGATCGCAGCTCCACCCAGGTATCAGACACACATCAAACTCTCATATGAACACAAGCAATAGTGATCTTATCTCCCACTACATCTGACATCTTTCTGTCATCACTCATGTGTGAGGTGAGCATAACGGTCATGCAAGTCCATCAAGCACATTAACTAATAATCAATGTAAAAGTAGGCCATTTGTATTCATAAATGCCTTCTGTGTGAGCGGCCCCTGGCAGAGTTCATTTAAATCTAGCCTCACAGGATGAAACACACATATGTTTATCTTTCTCTGCTGTCTTCAGTGTCCAGGTGAACAGAGTCATGACCTACAGAGATCTGGACAATGACCTGATGAAGTTCTCCGCTTTCCAGACCCTGGTGAGGACTCACAGTCAttccttaaagcaggggtcaccaatatcagtcctggagggccggtgtcactgcagggtttagctccaacttgcctcaacacacctgcctggatgattcaagtacacctagtaagaccttgattagcttgttcaggtgtgtttgattagggttggagctaaaatctacaggacaccggccctccaggaacaagtttggtgaccacagccttaaagggacagttcacccagaaatgaacattttcCCACCATTTACTTTCCCTAAAGTGGTTccaaagctttttttatttataaaacatatactggaatagttggtggttcattccgctgtggtaacccctgataaatatgggactaagctgaaggaaaatgaatgaatgaatgaatgaatgaatgatgggcGAGAaattgatgattttttgtggtAATTTGTCACAGAAACTGAGGATCATATAAGGCGGTAATAATTCAGTGCCTTTAGGTCCTACAGTGTCTGTTTTGGGATGATGTTTGGCTGCATGCTGAGCTTGCTTTATATTGTGTATCTTCATGTTTTCACTAACTCAATATGTTAAATGTGTCCAGGATGGAGAGATTGACCTGAAGTTGCTCACCAAGGTTTTGGCCCCGGAGCAGGAGGTGCGAGAGGTCAGTAAACACAGCGTCTGTCCACCATATTTGTGGGGTCACTCTCCTACGAAATGTTTAGGGTTTCTGTGGGTCTTGGAAAAAGAGGTCCCatgaaaatacatatttttttagatgcgagtatcagtattgttagtttttaagatatctataagctagtgaaTACCAAAACAGAGACAAAATTTGTGTATAGAAGATACTGATATAAACATCtgaagcttgcagtttgtctctTCCACCTAAATtgatcaacggttttattcacatcacctcatacttcagtttctcatcaaatcttctgagcAATCAAATACTCTCTATCTGCTGACATACCCTGCCACCTTTTAGATGCTTTTCacttgatgcgcttgagctcaacctctggcagagctgtgagaaaatgAACCgctattggttgtttttttttttacggggaggagctacactatgtcctgCCCTTTCTTCATATTTTAGTTGAGATTATGTCAGACATCAAGTAAAGAATGCGCGTTTCAAAGCACTTTAAATGTCGATTTACTTACTCTGCATGTGGgacttttatattaaaaacaggAGGCTCAGATTGTTTACTATGCATTACTGAGCAAAGATACGTTCAAACTTGTGTCAGgacgcaaaatgcaggatatacagattgtaCATTTGTACAGCTCCACCTTGAAAAGGCATACGATATGTTTAATTGTATCCTTTGTTAATTTATCATGTGAAATCTTGTGAAATTTGATGTTTATGCTTCAACAAACACTGCTGAATAgtgtcaaagtccctttaaggcaagtcattttactcttTGAATggctctcgggcagtatgcttgggcattctgtttgaatggggaaacatgatattctccaaaactgtttgacatgcttacgattacattacatattaggAATCAACAACTGtgtcaaaagtttaatttttaaacgtccaaatcaaacaaaatctgcatattttcagaTTCCTCAAGCTAATGCACATGCTCGAAAGAaatgagatcacgacaccaacctcaccAACATTCTACATGTTgtcaccaagtgtgccgcaagcctgcgtttgagtgaaggtctcggccgttagatcgccccctgggggctggctgcagtacaagtcataaagcccgcctcctccgtgttaatgaaggagacttgagcccaaataaaaacatttattacaattgcaataaaatgtcccgaaagatggttctggtggattaaggcactggttattgtgctgaaataggtgcagatcttcatttttgtaaacagtttgtttttagcagtaatttaatgctgggcgtgtcatcgtgattgaaagctgtgattgacagtttctcaaagcagcgcgtctgagcttcggcaggagactgaagtgttattattcgatttctgtgttattttaccatgacaaaatgagttcagccgTAAACTATAGtgtctgacatacatgatctggtggaacactgtttattcgctaaggtcagggcttttttcgggctttattagtttgctgatacacgcctaaccacccagatagcaaaatacactcgggccagttccggctagattctcgcctgctggagacttacccctcagagctcagactgactacctctgctggacctactccggatgcctggactcactgcccgattccagcccgagtcaatcgagcgagccggcgctgccgcatgcgagccggaatcagcccgcgacgccgcgagtaggttatgcgctgcggcccggagctggcgcgattgaatatataaaaccctcatatttgttaacgttattacacccatttgtgttgatatgacagcaaacgcatgctgagcagttcggggggcgtggttgattttacataaagcgtttggttggaagctcgactccgctcattttcgcggctcctcctctggctccatcagacagtccttctgcgcaatttcagcagtcttttgcgacagtttgtgcccgtcaagcaggcgttttgccctcaaggcgttcaatgggaaaaggggctgtcgcgtcgtccatattttttacagtcattgaatGTCACACTCTGGATAATGATCATCAGATcccgctgctcttctgaagtaatccacaacttggtcttgatggtgaatctcctccagaaataacAGCTACTCTTTGTTTAAtagtttgtgggcgtttgagtagttgctgctgtcatgtgatgtgcgtttgacaggatggactggGCACGTTCGGTTTAAAAAACGCTTacagaaaacttttgttttcaagtgcacttggttcatttaaaagcacagatttcaagctgtatgtggatatatttcttatgtctgtgcaGCAAGTattgctgagattccagtgtgtttgctgACCCCaaaaactgtcgtaaaagcacacatATGGTCTGAGCTTTTCCCCAGGAGAAATGTCAGTCTATTGAGGGTGATGATTGGCTGCTGTACTAGTGGGCGGGGTTTCATTCACGCTTTACCATGAATTAAGGTCTGAAATCAGAGCAGAAAGTCTTAAATTTATACAATCATGGCATTCATTTTTGCTCTCTAGATATTAAGTCTTCAACATATTGCTGTATTTCTTCccttaaattgtcatttttaaaaatgtatcctcaaaacctgcagaaaccctgctttTGCAGCGACAGTTCGCCCAGAATTGATGGTTTTGTCTTCATGTCTTTCCAAAtccatactttaaaaaaaaatgatgtttgctgcttgttcaaactacttataaaaaatgagctgaaacgacacaattcttgagattgtttttaggacaacttaattttgcTAAATTCAATCCACTCAAATctgataagttaacttaatccacTTGTATTTTGACAATGTGAATGAATTGTGCTGAACCCTACGGTGTCTGACTCTTCTAagtattaaggctgatttatacttctgcgtcaaacaccggcgtatgctacggcgctgacgcatagcccttcgccgtggccgtcgccgtcactgacgtgcacctctcaaaaattgtaactacacgtcgcaacgacgcgtagcgtaagctctgtgattggtcggcttggtagcgctgacgagtctgggcgggaccgagagccgcgcgaatggcgcgagcgattgtttacaagtgtggagtcctgtgaaggagctccggatggaaagttttgttttgtgtttacctcatagttaaagttgttgcacgtccgccggttcctgcctcaaaatgagcgagtttgagccacttgtacatcccggaagtgttcaggaaaagcaaaaaagcagagaagaaactcgacacagaggaacatttacacctcactgccaactagcgtttcggaagtgttaatgcagaccgacagagacagcagcagaagtataaatgcacagccacgcgcgttgcctgcgccgtgggttacgccggtcacctgacgcagaagtataaatcaggctttactctAAATATAGTGGATGTTTTGAAGATTTTACTCTTTTATACACTACTACAGTATTTAAAGAAACATAATCCTTTATTTGTCAATCGTATATGGtagtaaatatcattagtgtgaaaagcaACAGGAGTTGTTGACGTCATACTGCCCTCTAGTGTTCATTTTAGCCATAATCTGCAGTCAAGTGTATGTGTTTGCTGTATTCAGGAGGATGTTGGCTGGGATTGGGATCATCTGTTCACTGAAGTCTCCTCTGAGCTGCAGTCTGAATGGGATGAAGGCGATCGGGAGGATCAGTCTCCGCTTCCGGTGGCCTGAGGCAgacaaaatgcttttcttacttgtttctacactgcaaaaatgcttcttagagtttttgtctaaacatctaaaaattcttaCATCAAGGAGCATTTTTCAGACAAGtaataaatattgtcttgttttaagaaataatgagtcaaaattaagtgagtttttccttaaaacaagcaaaatattctgccgatggggtaagtgaaataatcCTAGTTTTCGTTTTGGTATAAGATTATTTCtacttaccctattggcagattattttgcttgttttaaggaaaaactcatttagtTTTGAGAAtgttgagatatttggactagaaacaagaacaAAACTCTAAGTAATAAAATCATCTTTTGCATTGTacagtacaaatatctaaaatgaGTGTCGGGCAAAGATTAATGGcatccaaaatatttattatgtatatataaatacacatacatgtgtatatttcagaaaataaaattAGATTTAGATGTAAAGTAAATATATctataatacaaattatatatacattgaaATATCTATGTAACGAAGTAGttattatgtatatacagtaaataataatgCACACTTGTGtcaaaacaaactattattttagATGCGATAAATTGTGATTAAAAAtcatttctattatattttatattatttcttatattatttacaatttttttttcaaaattctaattttcagaaatgctaattcaaaatgaagacattttttttgtcttgttttcttaAAACATGATGAATAATTTGGGGTAATTAAAATAATCTTACCCTAAACCCAAAAacaggattattttgcttgttttaagaaaaactaaattaattttaactcaaaatttctgaaaataaagcaatGGTTTTTACTTGTCTAGGAAATCCCTCTTAATTTatgaattttttgatatttggactagaaacaagacaaaaactcttaagTTTTAAAATCATCTTTTGCAGTGTACAGTACAATTATGTAAAAATGAGTTCTGGGCAGagattaattatgattaatcacatccaaattaaaggtttgttttgatattatatgtgtgtgtttattatgtgTATAAATACGCACATGCATGCGTATATCTGTTATATTCagatgtaaatatataaatggatATGATAGAAATTATatctaaatttaaatagtttttatgtaTGACAAATGcatagtataaataaataaataaataaataaataaataaatatatata from the Danio rerio strain Tuebingen ecotype United States chromosome 17, GRCz12tu, whole genome shotgun sequence genome contains:
- the ift43 gene encoding intraflagellar transport protein 43 homolog, translated to MEDNLQLADGGFTKNVARSGRRARQSAEMMSAEDSRQRRSSSSISTAAEGPPPKPTRRQGGWAEESSTTTNVRSGRRAAAEEPEDRRLRPQTPEGSDNESDIPVIPDLEEVQEEDLTMQIAAPPSVQVNRVMTYRDLDNDLMKFSAFQTLDGEIDLKLLTKVLAPEQEVREEDVGWDWDHLFTEVSSELQSEWDEGDREDQSPLPVA